The genomic DNA CCAAGCTCGAGGAGCTGAACGCTCCTCACCTGTTTCCCTGCAGCCTTTTATTCAGTCAATACAAGCACCATCCATTGTAACACTTATGGTCACAAAAGgttaaaacactgtgtgtgtgtgtgtgtgtgtgtgtgtgtgtgtgtgtgtgtacaatagCAGTCTCCCCACAGAAGGTTATTTGATGTCTTTTATTTATTACTCTGGTAGAACATACATGAAGTTCATGCTATGATTTTAGTATTAAACACTGTGTTGAGAACTTTGCACAGCTTTATTGTTCATACACACTGTGTGGTCCAAACACAAGGAGCAcattcagcagcagctggtCAGAGTGACAGGGCTCGCCCACAGTGGGAATTTATGTCCCACCTCCAGCATGAAGAGACAGTAATGTCTGCTGTACCAGCAGGAGAGCCTCTCTCTCATGCAGCCACGAACAATGCAGTATTCAGTATGTAAGAGGACTACATTTACATTACTATACTCATTTACATCACAAGTGTATTGATTTATGCATAAatggaaacacagaaaacatgacCTTCATTGGTGAACATAGTTACATTTGCTCATGCAGCTCCAAGATTCTCATCCAATCAACAAGCTGTTTGCATTCTGTCGTGGAATTTTGTAACTGAagtctgcaacacagaaagagCTGCGGTCAAAGTATTTCTTACTACTCACAGGAGAAcagacacacatcaaacatcacagTTCACAGTCAACTCTGGGGCGTCTCAGCTCCTCTTTTATTCTCAGCCATCTAAACATGCATAGCTGTGCAAAATCATGCAGTGAAGTTCTAACCACCTAAATCTACATGTGAGGGTTAACTAGAATTTTTCCATTATAGGTCTGATATGGCCATATAATGCTGTGTATTTATAATAGTGGGATATATTTCTGTTCTATTCCACTGCATTAATTTTGAGTATAGTGCTGAGTCGTCTGCATACCAACTCATATGTACCAACTCTGAGGTGGAAATATGTAGATGATGAATCTTCATTCTTCACCTTCACTGTATGGCACATGCATGTTTCAGTGCTACAACTACAGCTGCCACTCCTGCTCCCGCTGCTGCTCCCACTGGGCCTAAGACACTTCCAACGCTCGCCCCTATCCCACAAGCCCTGATGTACTCGTTTTTTCTTTCTGCCCGTCTTCTGGCTTCTTCTTCTGACATCTCTGGATTTTCTTCCAGGAGTCGAtccatttctgcttttattgCTTTCTCAGCTTCTTCAAACATCTCTTTGCTGTAGCAGCTTCCTCCGTTTCTCTGGACCATTGTGTTGATCTTCTTCATCAGCTCTTTGACCTGAGAGGGATCCTTTACTCTGTTGTTAAAAACATGATATCCTCCCTCACACTGACTGATGAAGTCACTGAGTTCTTTATTTCCATTAATTAAATCTTCTACACTGACTTCATCTGCTTCCAGATCGTCTCCGTGGGTGAACAAGGCCATAGTGTAGCGTGCTGCTTCATCTCCGAATATCTTCTGAATGATTTTCACtgtttcttgttcttctttggTAAATCTGTTTGGTTGGATCACAACCAGGAACACGTGAGGACCAGGAGCAGCAAAGGAGATACACTTACTGATCTCTTTCACCACCTGCTCTTGAGATAGTTTGGTATCAAACAGACCTGGAGTATCAACTACAGCCAGTGTTTGACCCCCAAACTCTGATGTTTCCTTCTGACACTCTGCTGTTATCGAAGATGAAGCTGAAGTGGATTTAAAAACTCTTCTTTCTAAGATGATGTTTCCTGCTGCACTCTTCCCAGCTCCAGTTTTCCCAACCATCACGATCCTGAGATGTTCGTCTGCTGCATCTGCTGAAGAAGATCAACATGTCATCGATGAGGTTTTCCAAAGAGAAGCATTCCACATCCACTTTATTTCTAATCACACCTCTGGGTGGCATCATTCATCAGCATGAAATGATATCACTGCGACACAGATGACGCAGCAGTTTTATAAGCCCAGCTGTTTCATGTCTCCTTCTACTCCTTTCACTGATATCAGCTACTTTCCTCCATGAGTCAGTAGCTGATAACATGCACACAGAACACTTTCTGTTCAGCAATGAGCTCAGCCTCAGGGAGGGCCCGCCCtctgaggggagggagacaaagACGTGTGTTTAtgcacctctctgcatttaatcattccTTATTAttgatctctggctctcttctacAGCGTGTCCTTGTCCTGTCTTCTTCCACTCAACTCCAACCGCTCACGGCacatggccgcccctccctgagcctgcttctGATGGAGGTTTAAGGAAGACAGATTTTGTCAGCATCAAACCACTGCAGCCTTCTGAGATGCAGCCaagacagtttttatttttttctctgatcTGACCAATGAGTGCTGAGTAAAGCAGGTTTTTACATATACAGGTCCTCTGACACATCTACAACACTGCACATAACACACACCTGCACAGCAACAAATAAATTGACTTTAATGTTCAGGTCGTCTTTTTTGTGAGATCTACTCAGGTTTCTTTCTGGTTGTAATGGTGGAGCAGCTTCAGTCTGaataaaaactccctgaaattTTCACAAAGACATGAAAGAGTTTTCATTTTAACGCTGTCTAAATACAGTTAATTTGGTTGTTACCTGTTGGATTTTATGCTTTGTTGTCACAAAAGCTTTTCAGTTTTTGCGTTACAGCACATTTGGGTGTAACAGGAAAGCAGAGGTCAAATAAATATAGAACAGAATGAGAGAGAGCAGTGTtagcaccacacacacaaacacattcacaaagAGAAATCACCTGCCTGAAAACAATGAATTCATCAATGTAATGAATACAAAACCTCATATTCTCCTTATAAAAACTTTATATGAACCTGAAATTTCTTATATAACaataaaagttataaataaCTCACAGGGTGAAGCAGGATTGCTGTCCATGTTCGTCTTTTACAGGCAGATAATCTTTGTCTCTGCTGATGTTCTGCTCTCAGCTCCGTGACTTCTTTCAGCCCTCCTCTTTGGCAGagctctgtgtttctgcagcaaaGCTCTGTCAGTTTTTAAAAGCTTCCTTTACGTCACATCAGTCAGGTCATCTGATATTGATCGTTTGCCTGGTCTTAAAAGCACATTCAAGCAAATGTAGGAGCCTGTGAGATTTTTGCactttcagtttctgtttgaGTCTTATGTTACTGCAGTGTTTGCAGTTTTGTGCCTTTTTAGAAGTATTTTTGTGTTGGTTTCCTCATatttacattcagttattttGGTTGTAGTTCAGTGTAAGGTTGTTTTTCAGTAGTAGCTCGGCtccttagttccagtgaaaaaGACGACCTGAAGGAggaatgttttttattttatatttatttttgaaataaatgATGGTTTAAATGAAAGATTGGGAACAGTTTCGTCTGGGTTCCCTTTCAGGTTACAGATTTATTGTCATTTTAGTTGAATGTCATCTATCAGACACTCTGCTGATGTGCTTCACCTCTCTCAACCTCAGTGTGGGTGTAATACCATCTCTGACCACAGGGCGGCGCTGTTACACGTCACATTTGATAGAATCAGGAATCGATGGTCGTTCGGAGCACTTTTAGTAACATGTTGGACTGATTTAACAAAGACAGCAACAAATGATCTGATGTGAAAAGCTTCAGGTGTGTGaagagtgaggaggaggagctgtgaAGACACCTGAACACGGAAAACAGCCAAAATATTCAAAACAACTTTATTGTCCACTTTTTGTGTGTACAAAGTAATTAGTCTTTGATTCAGTCACATGAACacatcacacacagacaggacagagtgcagtgaaACACATAATCACATGTTTATACTCATCATGTGTGTTTTATCTGTCTTTGGTCTTTTGCTGCGCACTTTGGAAATTCATGTAATAAACCTTTAATAAACTAATCGAATAAAAAAGTCACGTCAAACAGTTTTTCTGTGTTCGTTCCACTCGGCTGCTTCCTTCTGTGTAACCTCCACCATGGTTCACTGTGCAGCCGGTGATGCTGCAGTCGCTCAGGAAAAGGAGAATAAAGGTGGAGAAACCTCAAAGACAGCCTCAGGGTGAtgaaaaatgacaacaacaatataaaatattaaaaacgtGCACAGTCAGGAGTTTAAACCACACCAACATGAAGCTCTATGTTTGATTTattcaaaatgaaagaaaagatcAAAGTGTGCAGAGCTCAGACTGAGGGCGTCGTCTCACCGCAGAGAGTCTGTAGAGCCTGCTGATGAAGAAGGTTAGTTTAGGAGACGTTTACAGCTCACAGCTCATCGGCTGTGTCAGGAGGTGAAGCAGGAACTCAGCCTGTTATTGATTATTGATTTATTACCTCTGATTCTCTGCTGGAGTGAAACTTCCTTCTTCAGTGGCCACAAACGAGCGACCAGGTTTTGAGCATCCTCGTAATGTTGAAAGTCAGATTCAGGTGTGACTGTCACAGCGTCAGGCTCACAGAACGTGAGGTTCTTCCTCAGATCATCAGAATCAAACTTCAGCAcctggaaaagaaaatgaacagagagaaaacaacaagcaacagttttacacaaaaaacctacaaaatgaaactcaaacagAACTGAAACGTTtagtttatttacagtaaacATGTTCATTTATTCATCAAACCTCCAAACACACCAACTCTggcagaaacacacaaagaacaaaaactcAGAAAGACAAGAATCAAAAAGCTTCTTCCAGCTTTAAGAAGTTTAAACACAATAATGTTCCTGATGTTTCTGCAggtgtgtgaggaggaggagcagtgaAGGTACCTGCCCACCCTCCACATGCAGGGCGATGGCGACGTGGTCCCAAACATAATACTGTGGATCCTGAATCAGTCCCCAAGCTTCCATCAGGTTTTTGTCACGTCTTTGTAAAAGCACATATCTGAGAGGAAGCAGCGTCTGAATCAGCTGACAGTCTTTAAAGGATCAGGAACATCCACCGAATGTTGTCTGACTtcagtaaatataaaaaaaacagattattctgagtgtgtgtgtgtgtgtgtgtgtgtgtgtgtgttgtaacaTCTGTTTCTTACTTGTGTGTCTCGCACATGGCCTCGGGCCTCCAGGTGAAGCGTCCGTCCCTATAAGCACAGACAGTGTTCGGAGCGTCGGGCAGGATGGGATACTCAGCGAAGAGCCAATCACTGTCTGAGCTGTGGACCAGCACAGCAtacatcacttcctgtctgtACAGGGAAGTCCTGAGAACACGCATGACGGGCGGGCGGCCGGagcaaaactggaaaaaaaaacatgttttgatgAGAGACTCACACCAACTACACCGGACTTCATCAGTGAGCCGGGACGTTGTACAGACGTTTCAGTCAAACATATAATACACAAAATGTTCCACTGAGGTGAAGCTGACcagctaaaaacagaaaatcattGATTACATGTAGTCAGGGAGCTTTTTCAGTCTGAGGTGCTACACTGACAAAAtcaagtttaaaaagtttaaaaaataaaacttcattGAGTTAATTAATGTTAATTTACATGAAGGAGTCCGTACCTGCTTGCTGTAGGCCTCCAGCACCTCCTCCACAGTGAAGGTGAAGCGGTACGATCCATACCTGGACTTCTCACTGAAGGCTGGAGACGAGGCAAAGTCCACCAGGAAGCCCTGCTTCCGCCGGGCCTGCTCCTCGGTCCAGTTTGGGAAGGCCTCCTCCAGGAGCCTCCTCTCAGCTGACTGGATCTCCTCT from Oreochromis niloticus isolate F11D_XX linkage group LG10, O_niloticus_UMD_NMBU, whole genome shotgun sequence includes the following:
- the LOC102082680 gene encoding uncharacterized protein LOC102082680 isoform X3, which gives rise to MQRQGSIKEQKHYKARHLKLNDLKQEAQDTHLYKKYLCKDDIPPYPGPGEVSLEFHVSRLKHDTYKLEEIKNDGGFKDPNSGSKDPDRLSLVWWSLAVAPEEIQSAERRLLEEAFPNWTEEQARRKQGFLVDFASSPAFSEKSRYGSYRFTFTVEEVLEAYSKQFCSGRPPVMRVLRTSLYRQEVMYAVLVHSSDSDWLFAEYPILPDAPNTVCAYRDGRFTWRPEAMCETHKYVLLQRRDKNLMEAWGLIQDPQYYVWDHVAIALHVEGGQVLKFDSDDLRKNLTFCEPDAVTVTPESDFQHYEDAQNLVARLWPLKKEVSLQQRIRGCL
- the LOC109194519 gene encoding GTPase IMAP family member 7-like isoform X1; translation: MDSNPASPSDAADEHLRIVMVGKTGAGKSAAGNIILERRVFKSTSASSSITAECQKETSEFGGQTLAVVDTPGLFDTKLSQEQVVKEISKCISFAAPGPHVFLVVIQPNRFTKEEQETVKIIQKIFGDEAARYTMALFTHGDDLEADEVSVEDLINGNKELSDFISQCEGGYHVFNNRVKDPSQVKELMKKINTMVQRNGGSCYSKEMFEEAEKAIKAEMDRLLEENPEMSEEEARRRAERKNEYIRACGIGASVGSVLGPVGAAAGAGVAAVVVALKHACAIQ
- the LOC102082680 gene encoding uncharacterized protein LOC102082680 isoform X2, with the protein product MQRQGSIKEQKHYKARHLKLNDLKQEAQDTHLYKKYLCKDDIPPYPGPGEVSLEFHVSRLKHDTYKLEEIKNDGGFKDPNSGSKDPDRLSLVWWSLAVAPEEIQSAERRLLEEAFPNWTEEQARRKQGFLVDFASSPAFSEKSRYGSYRFTFTVEEVLEAYSKQFCSGRPPVMRVLRTSLYRQEVMYAVLVHSSDSDWLFAEYPILPDAPNTVCAYRDGRFTWRPEAMCETHKYVLLQRRDKNLMEAWGLIQDPQYYVWDHVAIALHVEGGQVLKFDSDDLRKNLTFCEPDAVTVTPESDFQHYEDAQNLVARLWPLKKEVSLQQRIRGSTDSLR
- the LOC109194519 gene encoding GTPase IMAP family member 7-like isoform X2; the encoded protein is MDSNPASPYAADEHLRIVMVGKTGAGKSAAGNIILERRVFKSTSASSSITAECQKETSEFGGQTLAVVDTPGLFDTKLSQEQVVKEISKCISFAAPGPHVFLVVIQPNRFTKEEQETVKIIQKIFGDEAARYTMALFTHGDDLEADEVSVEDLINGNKELSDFISQCEGGYHVFNNRVKDPSQVKELMKKINTMVQRNGGSCYSKEMFEEAEKAIKAEMDRLLEENPEMSEEEARRRAERKNEYIRACGIGASVGSVLGPVGAAAGAGVAAVVVALKHACAIQ
- the LOC109194519 gene encoding GTPase IMAP family member 7-like isoform X3, with the translated sequence MMPPRDAADEHLRIVMVGKTGAGKSAAGNIILERRVFKSTSASSSITAECQKETSEFGGQTLAVVDTPGLFDTKLSQEQVVKEISKCISFAAPGPHVFLVVIQPNRFTKEEQETVKIIQKIFGDEAARYTMALFTHGDDLEADEVSVEDLINGNKELSDFISQCEGGYHVFNNRVKDPSQVKELMKKINTMVQRNGGSCYSKEMFEEAEKAIKAEMDRLLEENPEMSEEEARRRAERKNEYIRACGIGASVGSVLGPVGAAAGAGVAAVVVALKHACAIQ
- the LOC102082680 gene encoding uncharacterized protein LOC102082680 isoform X1, with protein sequence MQRQGSIKEQKHYKARHLKLNDLKQEAQDTHLYKKYLCKDDIPPYPGPGEVSLEFHVSRLKHDTYKLEEIKNDGGFKDPNSGSKDPDRLSLVWWSLAVAPEEIQSAERRLLEEAFPNWTEEQARRKQGFLVDFASSPAFSEKSRYGSYRFTFTVEEVLEAYSKQFCSGRPPVMRVLRTSLYRQEVMYAVLVHSSDSDWLFAEYPILPDAPNTVCAYRDGRFTWRPEAMCETHKYVLLQRRDKNLMEAWGLIQDPQYYVWDHVAIALHVEGGQVLKFDSDDLRKNLTFCEPDAVTVTPESDFQHYEDAQNLVARLWPLKKEVSLQQRIRAGSTDSLR